Proteins from a single region of Capsicum annuum cultivar UCD-10X-F1 unplaced genomic scaffold, UCD10Xv1.1 ctg7891, whole genome shotgun sequence:
- the LOC124894984 gene encoding kinesin-like protein KIN-14L, giving the protein MKTPPSPPFAFRRQDTPQTPGSGLKYQQASRSPTSGFKSQQPPRSPTSGFKSKHAPWSPTSTYKSQQLPRSPTSGFKSQQAPRSPTSTLKSCNAPRSPTSAAIKSQVVKTTDNRTSIPSLQLPKTPEPLITSISENKVGMQSNRTISSEFQKPLTSSTHVKGSQIRRSLRTIRKLINGSDRKNQQKRTEAAAPLSPFSYKNEEKSSTASNARTLRSRSLTGIPLLTMSIRSSLGGGSVPDSCANESRNCKTPGASAKLTK; this is encoded by the exons GAAGACTCCTCCGAGTCCACCTTTTGCTTTTAGAAGACAGGATACTCCTCAAACTCCAGGTTCTGGTCTCAAATACCAGCAAGCTTCTCGGAGTCCAACTTCTGGTTTTAAAAGCCAGCAGCCTCCTCGGAGTCCAACTTCTGGTTTCAAAAGCAAGCATGCTCCTTGGAGTCCAACTTCCACCTATAAAAGTCAGCAGCTTCCTCGAAGTCCAACTTCTGGTTTCAAAAGCCAGCAGGCACCTCGGAGTCCAACTTCCACTTTGAAGAGTTGCAATGCACCTAGGAGTCCAACAAGTGCTGCCATCAAAAGCCAGGTTGTGAAAACAACAGATAATAGAACAAGTATTCCTTCTCTTCAACTACCCAAGACACCCGAGCCACTGATAACCTCTATAAGTGAGAACAAGGTAGGAATGCAAAGTAACCGTACCATTTCATCTGAATTCCAGAAGCCTTTGACTAGCAGTACTCATGTAAAGGGATCTCAAATACGAAGATCACTTCGGACTATTAGGAAACTGATTAATGGTTCTGATAGAAA GAACCAACAGAAAAGGACTGAAGCAGCAGCCCCATTATCGCCTTTTAGTTACAAAAATGAGGAGAAGTCATCAACGGCATCTAATGCAAGGACACTGAGAAGTCGATCCTTAACTGGCATCCCACTACTAACCATGTCGATAAGATCTTCACTTGGAGGAGGGAGCGTGCCAGATTCTT